The proteins below are encoded in one region of Amycolatopsis magusensis:
- a CDS encoding STAS domain-containing protein produces the protein MNDHNLGLEFDPPSTGPAVLRVIGELDHHTAPLLREALDSVSLSPGDGYVLDLSRLEYCDSTGVTVLVTALRKAEAAEGRLCLAGLSRELTRVFHLIGLGDVFSLHDTVEQAIECQRS, from the coding sequence GTGAACGACCACAACCTCGGCCTCGAGTTCGACCCGCCCTCGACGGGTCCTGCCGTGCTGCGGGTCATCGGGGAACTCGACCACCACACCGCCCCTTTGCTGCGCGAGGCACTGGACTCGGTGTCGCTGAGCCCCGGCGACGGTTACGTGCTCGACCTGAGCCGCCTCGAGTACTGCGATTCCACCGGCGTCACCGTGCTCGTCACCGCACTGAGGAAGGCCGAAGCCGCCGAGGGCCGCCTGTGCCTCGCCGGGCTCAGCCGCGAACTGACCCGCGTCTTCCACCTCATCGGCCTCGGTGACGTCTTCTCCCTGCACGACACCGTCGAGCAAGCCATCGAGTGCCAGCGGTCCTGA